The window CTGCTTGGAATGCTCCCACTGCGTCTCCACGTGCCCCAAGGGCGCCATCACCCTCATCCAGTCCGAGGAGAGCAGCGGTCCCTTCTCCAACCTGAAGAAGGAGAAGATCTTCGACGGCGGGCTCATCACCGACGCGGACCTGGACAAGCTCTTCTACGCCATGGACCACGGCAAGGGGAGATGCGAGTTCTTCGTCCTGGAGGGAAGCAAGCTGGACGCGTTCATGGAGACGGTCTGGAACATCGTGAAGGACAGCGAGAGGGAGAAGCCCCTGATCAAGGAATGGTCGGAATGGAGGGAGAACCATGACATGCTCCAGCCCAATCCGGTCCTGTGGGAGGGGAAGCAGGTACTGTTCATATTCGCCGACAGCGACGACAGGGCCGTCATCGCCTCGAACAGGATGATCGTGAAGGGCCTGGACCTGGGGATCCGCGGATTCCATTCCAACCTCATCATGCTGGCCTACGTCATGGACAGGCAGAGGATCAGGGCGCACTTCCCGGCGGCAACGAAGGAACTCCGTATGTGCTACGTGATAGGGCACGGCCGCAGGATGGTGGAACCCATACTCAAGCCGATAATGAATCTGTTCACTGGACACTGATATCGACGATTTTCGATTACGTCTATTGTCGAATATTGGATGATAAAACTGCCAAAAAGCTCATTTTTGTTAGACATCTGACGAATTCTACTGATTTCATACAATTTTCTTATCTTTTTTACGATATCCGTAGATGTTCATACGTAAAATGAAGAATCCGCAACATCAACTCCCATAGTATTATATTAAGGATTAAAGATGGACATGCATGAAAGGACTATTGACACCCAGGTCTGTGGCCATCATTGGAGCGTCCAATGATGAGTCGAAGCTAGGTGGGATGCTTCTAAAGAACATGATCAACGCCGGATTTACCGGCAACCTGTACCCCGTCAACCCCAAGGGCGGAGAAATTCAGGGCCTGAAGGCCTACACATCGATCACGGAGGTCCCCGAACCCGTCGACCTCGCGGTCATCTCCATCAAGGCCGCACTCGTCCCCGACGAGATGGCAAACCTGAAGAAGAACGGCTGCCACTGCGCCACCATCCTCACGGCAGGATTCAAGGAGGACAGCCCCGAGGGAAAGATCCTGGAACAGAAGCTCGTCGCCGCCGCCAAAGAGGCCGATGTCAGGTTCTTCGGACCGAACTGCT of the methanogenic archaeon mixed culture ISO4-G1 genome contains:
- a CDS encoding 4Fe-4S binding domain-containing protein, with amino-acid sequence MAHLDIDLDKCIGCGKCTRVCMKGNIVVENKKAKETGKGCLECSHCVSTCPKGAITLIQSEESSGPFSNLKKEKIFDGGLITDADLDKLFYAMDHGKGRCEFFVLEGSKLDAFMETVWNIVKDSEREKPLIKEWSEWRENHDMLQPNPVLWEGKQVLFIFADSDDRAVIASNRMIVKGLDLGIRGFHSNLIMLAYVMDRQRIRAHFPAATKELRMCYVIGHGRRMVEPILKPIMNLFTGH